The Collimonas sp. PA-H2 genome contains a region encoding:
- a CDS encoding LysR family transcriptional regulator has protein sequence MLDRVTGMQVFSRAARAGSLSAAARQLMLSPAMATKHVDALEQRLGVRLFHRSTRKLTLTEAGQQYLEVCNRLLPDLEEVEAAITSQRLEATGLLRLNTPLSFGVRYVAPLLPAFNKQHPRVTVDLGLNDRVVDLIEEGWDLTIRVGPLKDSRLVSRKLADSAMIVCAAPGYWAQHGHPKLWSDLQAHNCLSFTLSNLSRPDEWHFGKAGDRRVAVKGTLRTNNGDALVAAAVAGLGVLYEPEFIVANAIRGGELERVTLDADSADLGGIHLVRSSDRAPPAKVRVMTDFLLAAFNANPPWKIS, from the coding sequence ATGCTTGATCGCGTAACAGGAATGCAGGTTTTTTCTCGCGCCGCCCGGGCAGGAAGCCTGTCGGCCGCCGCGCGACAGCTGATGCTGTCGCCAGCGATGGCCACCAAGCACGTGGACGCGCTGGAGCAGCGCTTGGGCGTGCGATTATTCCACCGTAGCACCCGCAAGCTCACGCTGACCGAAGCGGGACAGCAGTACCTGGAGGTTTGCAACCGATTGCTGCCTGATCTGGAAGAAGTGGAAGCCGCGATTACATCGCAGCGCCTGGAAGCTACCGGGCTGCTACGGCTCAATACACCGCTGTCATTCGGCGTGCGTTACGTGGCGCCGCTCTTGCCAGCTTTTAACAAACAACATCCAAGAGTCACCGTGGATCTCGGATTGAATGATCGCGTGGTCGACCTGATCGAAGAAGGCTGGGATCTGACGATACGGGTGGGTCCGTTAAAAGACAGTCGCCTGGTGTCCAGAAAACTGGCCGACAGCGCCATGATCGTTTGCGCAGCTCCCGGTTATTGGGCGCAGCATGGACACCCGAAGCTCTGGTCCGACCTGCAAGCCCACAACTGCCTCAGCTTCACGCTGTCAAACCTGTCGCGGCCGGACGAGTGGCATTTCGGCAAGGCTGGAGATCGGCGCGTTGCTGTGAAGGGAACTTTGCGCACCAACAATGGCGATGCACTGGTCGCTGCCGCCGTCGCCGGGCTTGGCGTTCTTTACGAACCAGAGTTCATCGTCGCCAATGCTATCCGGGGCGGCGAACTGGAGCGGGTCACACTGGATGCCGACAGCGCAGATCTCGGCGGCATACATCTGGTCCGCTCGTCGGACCGGGCGCCGCCGGCAAAGGTCCGTGTCATGACAGACTTCCTGCTCGCGGCGTTCAACGCCAATCCTCCCTGGAAGATAAGCTGA
- a CDS encoding transposase has protein sequence MSQSDLKSASALRDDQWEKLEPLLLSKGRDFGSPERNNRLFIDALLWYLSVGCAWTDLPAKFGKWNTVFIRLKRWNESGYWRELVEDLRDDCELCALVQKIEDHCEHRKAMAKRMADRKMAREIYKSSHI, from the coding sequence ATGAGTCAATCGGATTTGAAATCAGCCTCGGCTCTTCGAGATGATCAATGGGAAAAATTGGAGCCGTTGTTGTTAAGTAAAGGGAGAGATTTTGGAAGTCCTGAGCGTAATAACCGTCTGTTTATAGATGCATTGCTTTGGTATCTTTCAGTTGGATGTGCATGGACGGATTTGCCAGCTAAATTCGGGAAATGGAATACCGTTTTTATACGCTTGAAACGCTGGAACGAAAGTGGCTATTGGCGTGAGCTGGTCGAAGATCTGCGTGATGATTGCGAGTTATGCGCGTTAGTGCAGAAAATAGAAGATCACTGCGAGCATCGAAAAGCAATGGCAAAGAGGATGGCCGACAGGAAAATGGCGAGAGAAATTTATAAGTCATCTCATATTTGA
- a CDS encoding YadA-like family protein, with translation MVNIAWAGAIGNCLGGGGSGVPNAYGTTGQVVTTSGQYTVGNVNVPISIPVTGTTAAGTATGTIIGTNQWTTSSWTGGEGNCGTLATNTGVILAESPNASGGLTGSKAYLWVGSNANNGVGVITLYGPSGINLNGNTVVTGTLSTSLLATFASGASLAGSKLTNVAAGAAPTDGVNFSQLSSLSTSTSTGLSTTNSNVTSLSTGLSTTNSSVSSLSTSTSTGISTNASKIGSLSTGLSSTNSNVSSLSTSTSTGISTAQSGVNSLSTGLSTTNSNVGSLSTGLSSTNSNVTSLSTGLSTTNSNVGSLSTGLSTTNSNVTSLSTSTSTGISTAQSGVNSLSTGLSTTNSNVTSLSTSTSTGISTAQSGVSSLSTGLSTTNSNVGSLSTGLSSTNSNVTSLSTSTSTGISTAQSGVNSLSTGLSTTNSNVGSLSTGLSSTNSNVTSLSTSTSTGISTNASNIGSLSTGLSTTNSNVTSLSTSTSTGISTNASNIGSLSTGLSTTNSNVTSLSTSTSTGISTAQSGVNSLSTGLSTTNSNVGSLSTGLSSTNSNVTSLSTSTSTGISTAQSGVNSLSTGLSTTNSNVGSLSTGLSSTNSNVASLSTSTSTGISTAQSGVNSLSTGLSTTNSNVGSLSTGLSSTNSNVTSLSTSTSTGISTNASNIGSLSTGLSTTNSNVTSLSTSTSTGISTAQSGVNSLSTGLSTTNSNVGSLSTGLSSTNSNVTSLSTSTSTGISTAQSGVNSLSTGLSTTNSNVGSLSTGLSSTNSNVTSLSTSTSTGISTNASNIGSLSTGLSTTNSNVTSLSTSTSTGISTAQSGVNSLSTGLSTTNSNVGSLSTGLSTTNSNVGSLSTGLSTTNSNVTSLSTSTSTGISTNASNIGSLSTGLSTTNSNVTSLSTSTSTGISTAQSGVNSLSTGLSTTNSNVGSLSTGLSTTNSNVTSLSTSTSTGISTNASNIGSLSTGLSTTNSNVTSLSTSTSTGISTAQSGVNSLSTGLSTTNSNVGSLSTGLSSTNSNVTSLSTSTSTGISTNASNIGSLSTGLSTTNSNVTSLSTSTSTGISTAQSGVNSLSTGLSTTNSNVGSLSTGLSSTSSNVTSLSTSTSTGISTNASNIGSLSTGLSTTNSNVTSLSTSTSTGISTAQSGVNSLSTGLSTTNSNVGSLSTGLSTTNSNVTSLSTSTSTGISTNASNIGSLSTGLSTTNSNVTSLSTSTSTGISTAQSGVNSLSTGLSTTDSNVTSLSTSTSTGISTAQSGVNSLSTGLSTTNSNVGSLSTGLSAINSNVTSLSTSTSTGISTAQSGVNSLSTGLSTTNSNVGSLSTGLSTTNSNVTSLSTSTSTGISTNASNIGSLSTGLSTTNSNVTSLSTSTSTGISTNASNIGSLSTGLSTTNSNVTSLSTSTSTGISTNASNIGSLSTGLSTTNSNVTSLSTSTSTGISTNASNIGSLSTGLSTTNSNVTSLSTSTSTGISTNASNIGSLSTGLSTTNSNVTSLSTSTSAGISTNASNIGSLSTGLSTTNSNVTSLSTSTSTGISTNASNIGSLSTGLSTTNSNVTSLSTSTSTGISTNASNIGSLSTGLSTTNSNVTSLSTSTSTGISTAQSGVNSLSTGLSTTNSNVGSLSTGLSSTNSNVTSLSTSTSTGISTAQSGVNSLSTGLSTTNSNVGSLSTGLSSTNSNVTSLSTSTSTGISTNASNIGSLSTGLSTTNSNVTSLSTSTSTGISTAQSGVNSLSTGLSTTNSNVGSLSTGLSSTNSNVTSLSTSTSTGISTNASNIGSLSTGLSTTNSNVGSLSTGLSSTNSNVTSLSTSTSTGISTNASNIGSLSTGLSTTNSNVTSLSTSTSTGISTNASNIGSLSTGLSTTNSNVTSLSTSTSTGISTNASNIGSLSTGLSTTNSNVTSLSTSTSTGISTAQSGVSSLSTGLSTTNSNVGSLSTGLSSTNSNVTSLSTSTSTGISTNASNIGSLSTGLSTTNSNVTSLSTSTSTGISTAQSGVNSLSTGLSTTNSNVGSLSTGLNSTNSNVTSLSTSTSTGISTNASNIGSLSTGLSTTNSNVTSLSTSTSTGISTNASNIGSLSTGLSTTNSNVTSLSTSTSTGISTNASNIGSLSTGLSTTNSNVTSLSTSTSTGISTTQSGVNSLSTGLSTTNSNVGSLSTGLSTTNSNVTSLSTSTSTGISTNTSNISSLSTGLSTTNNNVSSLSTGVANSVQYDNPGHTSVTLGGLGATTPVTFTNVAAGVKPTDAVNFSQLSSLSTSTSAGINSLSTGLSSTNSNVTSLSTSTSTGISTAQSGVNSLSTGLSTTNSNVSALSTSTSTGLSTATSGINSLSTGLSTTNSSVSSLSTSTSSGLSVATSGINSLSTGVASISTGLGQLTTLSTSLVGVGSLSTSLKPLADASTAAAANGSTIGATTIGGVNSDGTVQTRGTNGTVINNVTPATCSTVKGVDATGSGLCAQATKDGATAFGSNAQATDANTTAVGFRALASQAGSVAIGNNAQATGDPTVAIGQNSLASGNNSVATGAGAQATGNNSVALGAGSIADQANTVSVGSPGSERRITNVAAGVNPTDAVNVSQLSAVQSQVGDVQRIAFSGVAMAGALAGLPQVDSGKTFALGAGIGSYAGYTALSIGASARVSQNAVIKFGVSTTSGTRTLINAGVGFSW, from the coding sequence ATGGTGAATATTGCATGGGCGGGCGCCATTGGTAACTGCCTCGGTGGAGGCGGTTCAGGCGTTCCAAATGCATATGGCACTACTGGTCAAGTAGTCACTACTTCTGGTCAATACACCGTTGGCAACGTTAATGTTCCCATTTCTATTCCTGTTACTGGCACTACAGCTGCAGGCACTGCTACAGGTACCATCATCGGTACTAATCAGTGGACGACAAGCAGCTGGACAGGAGGCGAGGGAAATTGTGGGACATTAGCAACAAACACCGGTGTAATTCTTGCGGAAAGTCCTAACGCTAGTGGTGGTCTGACAGGCAGTAAAGCATATTTATGGGTCGGTTCAAATGCGAACAACGGTGTCGGAGTCATAACACTTTACGGTCCATCAGGTATAAATTTAAACGGTAATACAGTCGTAACAGGAACGCTTTCCACTAGCCTCCTTGCGACATTTGCTAGTGGAGCCAGCCTAGCGGGAAGTAAACTTACTAATGTCGCGGCAGGTGCCGCCCCGACTGACGGAGTAAATTTTAGCCAGTTAAGCTCGTTATCAACGTCGACATCGACTGGCTTGAGCACGACTAACAGCAACGTGACTTCGCTGTCCACAGGTCTGAGTACGACTAATAGCAGCGTGTCATCGCTGTCGACTTCGACTTCGACGGGTATCAGCACGAATGCTAGCAAAATCGGCTCGCTGTCGACCGGCTTGAGCTCCACCAACAGCAACGTGTCGTCGCTGTCGACTTCGACCTCGACGGGTATCAGTACAGCGCAGAGTGGCGTGAATTCGTTGTCAACTGGCCTGAGTACAACAAATAGCAATGTGGGTTCGTTGTCGACTGGGCTGAGCTCCACCAACAGCAACGTGACCTCTCTGTCGACTGGTCTGAGCACAACGAATAGCAATGTGGGTTCACTGTCGACGGGTTTGAGTACGACCAATAGCAATGTGACCTCGCTGTCGACCTCGACATCGACCGGTATCAGTACGGCACAAAGCGGCGTGAATTCGCTGTCCACTGGCCTCAGCACAACAAACAGCAATGTGACGTCGCTGTCGACTTCGACCTCGACGGGTATCAGCACAGCGCAGAGCGGCGTGAGTTCGCTGTCGACTGGCCTGAGTACAACGAATAGTAATGTGGGTTCGTTGTCGACCGGATTGAGCTCCACCAACAGCAACGTGACGTCGCTGTCGACTTCGACCTCGACCGGTATAAGCACAGCGCAGAGCGGCGTGAATTCGCTGTCTACTGGCCTGAGTACAACGAATAGCAATGTAGGTTCGTTGTCGACGGGCTTGAGCTCCACCAACAGCAACGTGACATCGCTGTCGACCTCGACTTCGACCGGCATCAGCACGAACGCCAGCAACATCGGTTCGCTGTCGACTGGCTTGAGCACGACCAACAGCAACGTGACTTCGCTGTCAACTTCAACTTCGACCGGTATTAGCACCAACGCCAGCAACATCGGTTCGCTGTCGACAGGGCTGAGCACGACCAACAGCAATGTGACATCGCTGTCGACTTCGACCTCGACAGGTATAAGCACAGCGCAGAGCGGTGTGAATTCGCTTTCCACTGGTCTGAGTACAACGAATAGCAATGTAGGTTCGTTGTCGACCGGCTTGAGCTCCACCAACAGCAACGTGACGTCGCTGTCGACTTCGACCTCGACCGGTATCAGTACGGCACAAAGTGGTGTGAACTCGCTGTCCACTGGTCTGAGTACAACGAATAGCAATGTGGGTTCGTTGTCGACTGGCTTGAGCTCGACCAACAGCAACGTGGCTTCGCTTTCGACCTCAACGTCGACTGGGATCAGTACGGCACAAAGCGGCGTGAATTCGCTGTCCACTGGCCTGAGCACAACGAATAGTAATGTGGGTTCGTTGTCGACTGGCTTGAGTTCCACCAATAGCAACGTGACGTCGCTGTCGACTTCGACTTCAACCGGAATCAGCACGAACGCCAGCAATATCGGTTCGTTGTCTACGGGGCTGAGCACAACCAACAGCAATGTGACGTCGTTGTCGACGTCGACCTCGACGGGTATCAGCACGGCACAAAGTGGTGTGAATTCGTTGTCCACTGGTCTGAGTACAACGAATAGCAATGTGGGTTCACTGTCGACGGGTTTGAGCTCCACCAACAGCAACGTGACGTCGCTGTCGACTTCGACCTCGACCGGTATCAGCACAGCGCAAAGCGGCGTGAATTCGTTGTCCACTGGTCTGAGCACAACGAATAGCAATGTGGGTTCGTTGTCGACTGGCTTGAGTTCAACTAACAGCAACGTGACATCACTGTCAACTTCGACTTCGACCGGCATCAGCACGAACGCCAGCAACATCGGTTCGTTGTCGACAGGGCTGAGCACGACCAACAGCAATGTGACTTCGCTGTCGACTTCGACCTCGACCGGTATCAGCACGGCACAAAGCGGTGTGAATTCGCTGTCCACTGGTCTGAGCACGACGAATAGCAATGTGGGTTCGCTGTCGACTGGTCTGAGTACAACGAATAGCAATGTGGGTTCATTGTCGACTGGCCTGAGCACGACTAACAGCAATGTGACCTCGTTGTCGACTTCGACTTCGACGGGTATCAGCACGAACGCCAGCAACATCGGTTCGTTGTCCACGGGTCTGAGCACGACGAATAGCAATGTGACTTCGCTGTCGACTTCGACCTCGACTGGCATCAGCACGGCGCAAAGCGGTGTGAATTCGCTGTCCACTGGTCTGAGTACAACGAATAGCAATGTGGGTTCGCTGTCGACAGGCTTGAGCACGACCAACAGCAACGTGACGTCGCTGTCGACCTCGACCTCGACTGGCATCAGTACGAACGCCAGCAACATCGGTTCGCTGTCGACTGGTCTGAGCACGACCAACAGCAACGTGACGTCGCTGTCGACTTCGACCTCGACCGGTATCAGTACGGCGCAAAGCGGTGTGAATTCGCTGTCCACTGGTCTGAGTACAACGAATAGCAATGTGGGTTCGTTGTCGACTGGCTTGAGTTCAACTAACAGCAACGTGACCTCGCTGTCGACTTCGACCTCAACCGGCATTAGCACCAACGCCAGCAACATCGGCTCTTTGTCAACTGGCCTGAGCACAACTAACAGCAATGTGACTTCGTTGTCGACCTCGACTTCGACCGGCATCAGTACCGCGCAAAGTGGTGTGAACTCACTGTCCACTGGCCTGAGTACAACGAATAGCAATGTGGGTTCGTTGTCGACCGGCTTGAGCTCCACCAGCAGCAACGTGACGTCGCTGTCGACTTCTACCTCGACTGGCATCAGTACGAACGCCAGCAACATCGGTTCGCTGTCGACAGGTCTGAGCACGACCAACAGCAATGTGACCTCGCTGTCGACTTCGACCTCGACAGGTATCAGCACAGCGCAGAGCGGTGTGAATTCGCTGTCCACTGGTCTGAGTACAACGAATAGCAATGTGGGCTCGTTGTCGACCGGCTTGAGCACAACCAACAGCAACGTGACTTCGCTGTCAACTTCAACTTCGACCGGTATTAGCACCAACGCCAGCAACATCGGTTCGCTGTCGACAGGGCTGAGCACGACCAATAGTAATGTGACGTCGCTGTCGACGTCGACATCCACGGGTATCAGCACGGCACAAAGTGGCGTGAATTCGCTGTCGACTGGCTTGAGCACGACCGACAGCAATGTGACGTCGTTGTCGACTTCGACCTCGACGGGTATCAGCACAGCGCAAAGCGGCGTGAATTCGCTGTCCACTGGCTTGAGTACAACGAATAGCAATGTGGGTTCCTTGTCGACTGGCCTGAGCGCGATCAATAGCAACGTGACTTCGCTGTCGACTTCGACCTCGACAGGTATCAGCACAGCACAAAGCGGCGTGAACTCGCTGTCCACTGGCTTGAGTACAACGAATAGCAATGTGGGCTCGCTCTCGACTGGCTTAAGCACCACCAACAGCAACGTGACTTCGCTGTCAACTTCGACCTCGACCGGCATCAGCACCAACGCCAGCAACATCGGTTCGCTGTCCACTGGCCTGAGTACGACCAACAGTAACGTGACCTCGCTGTCGACGTCTACTTCGACTGGCATTAGCACCAACGCCAGCAACATCGGTTCGCTGTCGACAGGGCTGAGCACGACGAACAGCAACGTGACATCGCTGTCGACCTCGACTTCGACTGGTATCAGCACCAATGCAAGCAACATTGGTTCGCTGTCGACTGGCCTGAGCACGACCAACAGCAATGTGACGTCGTTGTCGACTTCGACCTCGACCGGCATCAGCACCAACGCCAGCAACATCGGTTCGCTGTCGACTGGCCTGAGCACGACCAATAGTAATGTGACGTCACTGTCGACGTCGACCTCCACGGGTATCAGCACCAACGCCAGTAACATCGGTTCGCTGTCGACTGGCCTGAGTACGACCAACAGCAACGTGACATCGCTGTCGACGTCGACCTCGGCTGGTATCAGCACCAACGCCAGTAACATCGGTTCGCTGTCGACTGGCCTGAGCACGACCAACAGTAACGTGACCTCGCTGTCGACGTCTACTTCGACTGGCATTAGTACCAACGCCAGCAACATCGGTTCGCTGTCGACAGGGCTGAGCACGACGAACAGCAACGTGACATCGCTGTCGACCTCGACTTCGACTGGTATCAGCACCAATGCAAGTAACATTGGTTCGCTGTCGACAGGGTTGAGCACGACCAACAGCAATGTGACCTCGCTGTCGACTTCGACCTCGACAGGTATCAGCACAGCGCAGAGCGGTGTGAATTCGCTGTCCACTGGTCTGAGTACAACGAATAGCAATGTGGGTTCACTGTCGACGGGTTTGAGCTCCACCAACAGCAACGTGACGTCGCTGTCGACTTCGACCTCGACCGGTATCAGCACAGCGCAAAGCGGCGTGAATTCGTTGTCCACCGGTCTGAGCACAACGAATAGCAATGTGGGTTCGTTGTCGACTGGCTTGAGTTCAACTAACAGTAACGTGACTTCGCTGTCGACTTCGACTTCAACCGGCATCAGCACGAACGCCAGCAACATCGGTTCGCTGTCGACAGGGCTGAGCACGACCAATAGTAATGTGACCTCGCTGTCGACTTCAACATCGACGGGTATCAGCACGGCACAAAGTGGTGTGAATTCGTTGTCCACTGGTCTGAGTACAACGAATAGCAATGTAGGTTCGTTGTCGACGGGCTTGAGCTCCACCAATAGCAACGTGACGTCGCTGTCGACCTCGACCTCGACGGGTATCAGCACAAACGCCAGCAACATCGGTTCGTTGTCGACAGGGCTGAGCACAACGAATAGCAATGTGGGTTCGTTGTCGACTGGCTTGAGTTCAACTAATAGCAATGTGACGTCGCTATCGACCTCGACCTCAACCGGTATCAGCACCAACGCCAGCAACATCGGTTCGCTGTCGACCGGGCTGAGCACGACCAACAGCAACGTGACCTCGCTGTCGACCTCGACATCGACTGGCATCAGCACGAACGCCAGCAACATCGGCTCGCTGTCGACAGGGCTAAGTACCACCAATAGTAATGTGACTTCGCTGTCGACTTCGACTTCGACCGGCATCAGCACGAACGCCAGCAACATCGGTTCGCTGTCGACTGGCCTGAGCACGACTAACAGCAATGTGACTTCGTTGTCGACCTCGACCTCGACCGGCATCAGTACCGCGCAAAGTGGTGTGAGCTCACTGTCCACTGGCCTGAGTACAACGAATAGCAATGTGGGTTCGTTGTCGACCGGCTTGAGCTCCACCAACAGCAACGTGACGTCGCTGTCGACTTCTACCTCGACTGGCATCAGCACGAACGCCAGCAACATCGGTTCGTTGTCGACAGGGCTGAGCACGACCAATAGTAATGTGACCTCGCTGTCGACTTCAACATCGACGGGTATCAGCACGGCACAAAGTGGTGTGAATTCGTTGTCCACTGGTCTGAGTACAACGAATAGCAATGTAGGTTCGTTGTCGACGGGCTTGAACTCCACCAATAGCAACGTGACGTCGCTGTCGACCTCGACCTCGACGGGTATCAGCACAAACGCCAGCAACATCGGTTCGTTGTCGACTGGTCTGAGCACGACCAACAGCAATGTGACATCGCTGTCGACTTCGACCTCAACCGGCATCAGCACCAACGCCAGCAACATCGGTTCGTTGTCGACCGGCTTGAGCACAACCAACAGCAACGTGACCTCACTGTCGACCTCGACTTCGACCGGTATCAGCACGAACGCCAGCAATATTGGTTCGTTGTCGACTGGCTTGAGCACGACCAACAGCAACGTGACCTCGCTGTCGACCTCGACCTCGACCGGTATCAGTACGACACAAAGCGGCGTCAACTCACTGTCGACTGGCCTGAGTACAACGAATAGCAATGTGGGTTCGCTATCGACTGGCTTGAGCACGACCAACAGCAACGTGACGTCGCTGTCGACCTCGACTTCGACCGGCATCAGCACCAACACCAGCAACATCAGCTCGTTGTCAACAGGACTGAGCACGACCAACAACAATGTGTCGTCGCTGTCGACAGGGGTTGCCAACTCGGTTCAATATGACAATCCAGGTCACACCAGCGTTACTTTGGGAGGTCTTGGCGCGACAACGCCAGTGACTTTTACCAATGTGGCTGCTGGTGTGAAGCCAACCGATGCTGTCAATTTCAGTCAGTTATCGTCTTTGTCTACTTCAACGTCGGCTGGCATCAATTCGCTGTCAACCGGCTTGAGCTCGACGAACAGCAACGTGACATCGCTGTCGACCTCAACGTCGACCGGGATCAGTACGGCGCAAAGCGGGGTAAACTCACTGTCAACGGGGTTGAGTACAACCAACAGCAATGTGTCGGCGTTATCGACATCGACTTCGACGGGCTTGAGCACAGCCACAAGCGGCATCAATTCGCTGTCAACCGGCCTGAGCACCACGAACAGTAGCGTATCGTCGCTGTCGACCTCAACTTCAAGCGGCTTGAGCGTGGCGACGAGCGGTATCAATTCCTTGTCAACCGGTGTTGCGTCAATATCAACCGGGCTGGGGCAATTGACCACGCTCTCAACAAGCCTGGTCGGTGTCGGTTCATTGTCGACATCGTTGAAACCGCTGGCGGACGCGTCTACTGCCGCTGCCGCGAATGGTTCGACGATTGGCGCCACTACGATCGGCGGCGTCAACAGCGACGGCACGGTACAGACGCGTGGCACTAACGGCACGGTAATCAACAATGTGACGCCGGCAACGTGCAGCACGGTGAAGGGTGTCGATGCGACCGGTTCCGGTTTGTGCGCGCAGGCCACCAAAGATGGCGCAACGGCATTCGGTTCCAACGCACAGGCAACCGATGCCAATACCACTGCTGTGGGCTTCCGTGCCTTGGCTTCGCAGGCCGGATCGGTGGCGATCGGTAATAACGCCCAGGCGACTGGCGATCCTACTGTCGCGATTGGTCAGAATTCGCTGGCCTCGGGGAATAACTCGGTCGCCACGGGTGCAGGGGCGCAAGCCACCGGGAACAATTCGGTGGCCTTGGGCGCCGGTTCGATAGCGGATCAAGCCAATACCGTATCTGTGGGATCTCCTGGCAGTGAGCGTCGTATCACCAACGTGGCGGCAGGTGTCAATCCAACCGATGCCGTGAATGTCTCACAGTTGTCGGCTGTACAAAGCCAGGTTGGAGACGTGCAGCGCATAGCCTTTAGCGGAGTGGCGATGGCAGGGGCTCTGGCAGGTCTTCCACAGGTTGATAGCGGCAAGACGTTCGCATTAGGTGCGGGAATCGGTAGTTATGCTGGTTACACGGCACTGTCTATCGGCGCCAGCGCCCGCGTCAGTCAGAACGCCGTTATCAAATTCGGTGTTAGCACGACATCCGGTACGCGCACGTTGATCAATGCTGGAGTTGGCTTTTCCTGGTAG
- a CDS encoding NADP-dependent oxidoreductase: protein MTLMTEKIMKALRFREYGSLDNVRMLACELRRPGPHEVRVRIEFAGANPLDLKLLSGQMATIFPLDFAYTVGTDISGVVEATGELVQRFKCGDRVFGRLDARVGGAFAEYAIAPEHGLCPIPEAVDFKSAAALPTAAGTAWLALFDIGCLRVKQKILIHAASGGVGSFAVQLAKLAGAYVIATASLENHELIKNLGADEVIDYKKDDFTQHVTDVDLVLDPIGGETQERSWSVIKPDGVLVSLIDRVIGNRGDIRGKIRGAFAPLANNSATLHGIALLVASGQLKVVVDRVYRFEQAGSALEHVASGHSVGKVLVHVAG from the coding sequence ATGACTTTAATGACTGAGAAAATTATGAAGGCTTTGCGCTTCCGCGAATATGGATCGCTTGATAATGTAAGGATGCTGGCGTGCGAGCTCAGGCGGCCAGGACCGCATGAAGTGCGAGTGCGAATAGAGTTTGCCGGCGCAAATCCTCTCGACCTTAAGTTGCTCTCCGGCCAGATGGCAACCATCTTTCCTTTGGATTTTGCTTATACCGTCGGGACTGACATCTCAGGAGTAGTCGAGGCAACCGGCGAGCTGGTTCAACGTTTCAAATGCGGTGACAGAGTGTTTGGCCGCCTTGATGCTCGGGTTGGCGGGGCATTCGCCGAATACGCCATCGCTCCTGAGCACGGTTTGTGCCCAATTCCGGAGGCCGTTGATTTCAAGAGTGCGGCGGCTTTGCCTACGGCGGCTGGTACGGCATGGCTGGCTTTGTTCGATATAGGATGTCTGCGCGTCAAACAAAAAATCTTGATCCATGCTGCATCTGGCGGCGTGGGTTCGTTTGCCGTACAACTGGCAAAACTGGCCGGCGCATACGTGATTGCTACTGCATCTCTGGAGAATCATGAACTGATCAAAAATTTGGGAGCAGACGAAGTAATCGACTACAAGAAAGACGATTTTACGCAGCACGTGACAGACGTCGACCTAGTGCTGGATCCGATCGGTGGGGAAACGCAAGAACGCTCGTGGAGCGTTATCAAGCCAGATGGCGTTCTGGTTTCGCTAATCGATCGCGTGATTGGGAATCGTGGCGATATTCGTGGCAAGATTCGCGGTGCCTTTGCGCCACTTGCCAACAATTCGGCAACGTTGCATGGGATCGCTTTGCTGGTGGCAAGCGGACAGCTGAAAGTGGTCGTTGATAGAGTATATCGCTTTGAACAAGCTGGTAGTGCCCTTGAACATGTTGCGTCGGGACATTCTGTGGGTAAGGTGTTGGTTCATGTTGCGGGATAA
- a CDS encoding NAD-dependent dehydratase — protein MKSMKILVLGATGLVGGEALQRALADSRIEQVIAPTRRHLPRHVKLVNPVAPELGLLLPDAAHWAVDAVICAIGTTIGKAGSKVAFRHVDYELPIAFAKLAHQQGAQAFALVSSPGASLSIPLYYCRTKGELERDIVNIGFKSLTIVRPGMIGGARDEFRIAERGVHALATILRPLLPRGLRINPAANIAKILVKSVIAPEPGRRMITSRDLV, from the coding sequence ATGAAATCCATGAAAATTTTGGTTCTAGGCGCAACAGGACTCGTTGGGGGAGAAGCGCTCCAGCGCGCCTTGGCAGATAGTCGAATTGAGCAAGTCATTGCACCGACACGACGCCATCTCCCGCGTCATGTGAAACTCGTAAACCCGGTCGCGCCTGAACTCGGCTTGCTGCTGCCGGATGCCGCACATTGGGCTGTGGATGCAGTCATATGTGCGATCGGGACTACCATCGGAAAAGCCGGATCGAAGGTGGCCTTCCGTCACGTGGACTACGAACTGCCGATTGCTTTCGCAAAACTGGCCCATCAGCAAGGTGCGCAGGCCTTCGCGCTGGTTTCTTCTCCCGGCGCTTCGCTTTCCATACCTTTGTACTATTGCCGCACCAAAGGCGAACTTGAGAGAGACATAGTAAACATCGGCTTCAAATCCCTCACGATCGTACGTCCTGGCATGATCGGCGGCGCACGGGATGAGTTCCGGATCGCGGAACGAGGAGTGCACGCATTGGCAACGATCCTGCGGCCGCTGCTGCCACGAGGGCTGCGCATCAATCCCGCCGCCAATATTGCAAAGATCCTTGTAAAGTCGGTCATTGCCCCCGAACCTGGCCGCCGCATGATCACTTCAAGGGATCTTGTATAG